Proteins found in one Amycolatopsis aidingensis genomic segment:
- a CDS encoding sensor histidine kinase translates to MVRRLFGPVASASTYRRWAYLILGGALLVPYLLFATVVLPSVLSLERQSAGTVVIAGSIAVLSAMLLSSFIPAVRVLEGTAVRELLDDPVPGVTFGPARGWPTRLRSSAMFMLHVLLGGAVSFLTLSVPLMFTLSVAAPFTGRANFGFGAGQQVPRGWESSWIPLVLLLLMLGLFYVVAGSGALLARAAKLLLGLPAGERIAELERQAETLTERNRLARELHDSVGHALSVVTIQAGAARRTLRRDPEVAEQALRAIEDSARAALDDLDYVLGVLREEPAGKATQAGLTDLPALLSATRMAGVTIDARLPDDLESVPQVISREAYRIVQECLTNVLRHAGKVPVELRLAAAEGELELVVTNPVDAGAPSAAVRPGRRGGGSGLRGVAERAEILGGDLRAGRVGDTWEVAVRLPTHTERGSGT, encoded by the coding sequence GTGGTGCGACGGTTGTTCGGCCCGGTGGCGAGTGCCTCGACCTACCGTCGATGGGCGTATCTGATCCTCGGCGGCGCCCTGCTGGTGCCGTACCTGCTGTTCGCGACCGTGGTGCTGCCCTCGGTGCTGAGCCTGGAGCGGCAGAGCGCGGGCACGGTCGTGATCGCAGGCTCGATCGCCGTGCTCAGCGCGATGCTGCTGTCCTCGTTCATCCCCGCCGTCCGGGTGCTGGAGGGCACGGCGGTGCGGGAACTGCTGGACGATCCGGTACCGGGGGTCACCTTCGGCCCGGCAAGGGGCTGGCCGACCCGGTTGCGGTCCAGCGCGATGTTCATGCTGCACGTGCTGCTCGGCGGCGCGGTCAGCTTCCTGACCCTGTCCGTGCCGTTGATGTTCACCCTGTCCGTGGCCGCCCCGTTCACCGGAAGGGCGAACTTCGGCTTCGGCGCGGGCCAGCAGGTGCCCCGTGGCTGGGAAAGCTCCTGGATCCCGCTGGTCCTGCTGCTGCTGATGCTGGGACTGTTCTATGTCGTCGCCGGATCCGGCGCATTGCTGGCCCGCGCGGCGAAGCTGCTGCTCGGGCTGCCCGCGGGGGAGCGGATCGCGGAACTGGAGCGGCAGGCCGAGACGCTGACCGAGCGCAACCGGCTCGCCAGGGAGCTGCACGACTCGGTCGGGCACGCGTTGAGCGTGGTGACCATCCAGGCAGGCGCCGCCCGCCGCACCCTCCGCCGCGACCCCGAGGTGGCCGAGCAGGCGCTGCGGGCCATCGAGGACTCCGCCCGCGCCGCGCTGGACGACCTGGACTACGTGCTGGGCGTGCTGCGCGAGGAACCCGCGGGCAAGGCCACGCAGGCCGGGCTCACCGACCTGCCCGCGCTGTTGTCGGCGACCAGGATGGCCGGTGTCACCATCGACGCGCGGCTGCCGGACGACCTCGAGTCGGTGCCGCAGGTGATCTCCAGGGAGGCCTACCGCATCGTGCAGGAATGCCTGACCAACGTGCTCCGGCACGCCGGTAAGGTTCCGGTCGAACTGCGGCTGGCCGCCGCGGAGGGTGAGCTGGAGCTGGTCGTGACCAACCCGGTGGATGCGGGCGCGCCGTCCGCGGCGGTCCGTCCCGGCCGCCGCGGGGGTGGCAGCGGCCTGCGTGGCGTGGCCGAACGGGCCGAGATCCTCGGCGGGGACCTGCGCGCCGGCCGGGTGGGCGATACCTGGGAGGTGGCCGTGCGGCTGCCGACACACACGGAGCGGGGGAGTGGCACGTGA
- a CDS encoding response regulator yields MTEADPIGILLVDDEQLVRAGLRAVLDVEPDLTVLGEAADGAEVPGLVGRLRPAVVLMDVRMPSVDGIRATEHLMSVLDAPPKVVVVTTFENDDYVYDALRAGASGFLLKRARPEEIVAAVRTVAAGESLLFPAAIRRLAARHSPGAGLDRLADAGLTEREADVLRLMAKGLSNVEIAGELYLGVQTVKTHVGNLLAKLGARDRTQAVIRAYESGFIPVTG; encoded by the coding sequence GTGACCGAAGCGGACCCGATCGGCATCCTGCTGGTCGACGACGAGCAGCTGGTCCGGGCCGGGCTGCGCGCGGTACTGGACGTGGAGCCGGACCTCACCGTGCTCGGGGAGGCCGCGGACGGCGCCGAGGTACCCGGCCTGGTCGGCAGGCTGCGCCCGGCCGTGGTGCTGATGGATGTGCGGATGCCCTCGGTGGACGGGATCAGGGCGACCGAGCACCTGATGTCGGTGCTGGACGCGCCGCCCAAGGTGGTGGTGGTGACCACCTTCGAGAACGACGACTACGTCTACGACGCGCTGCGCGCCGGGGCCAGCGGTTTCCTGCTGAAACGCGCCCGCCCGGAGGAGATCGTCGCAGCGGTGCGCACGGTCGCCGCCGGGGAGTCGCTGCTGTTCCCCGCCGCCATCCGCAGGCTGGCGGCGCGGCACAGCCCCGGTGCGGGCCTTGACCGGCTCGCCGATGCCGGGCTGACCGAGCGGGAGGCCGATGTGCTGCGGCTGATGGCCAAGGGGTTGTCCAATGTGGAGATCGCGGGCGAGCTCTATCTCGGCGTGCAGACGGTCAAGACGCATGTCGGCAACCTGCTGGCCAAGCTGGGCGCGCGGGATCGTACCCAGGCGGTGATCCGCGCGTACGAGTCCGGGTTCATCCCGGTCACCGGCTAG
- a CDS encoding GGDEF domain-containing protein produces the protein MGESPNPVRFAFQPLYSLNTGGVVALEALARPPAGQVRDLLAGALRKGRLVQVDITLAAQAVDEEARHQTLLPLHLNVTACTAAAPAAVFDPLLKALANAGRRPREVVLEIGPPFHGVAQATLREGMQRLTELGFRLAFDGLGRGDLPLDLLASTPVDLVKLDRTLLNRLPDEPAAVAVVEALTHYASRLELRLVATGIEQTEQLTAMRKLGVRIAQGNLFNAARDSGSWTAGALASEAAEQTGPIVASAGTTQRVADFLRPATTLPATATCEEVREVLVDNDAPTGIVGLDEHQRPQWSIDRSRFLIAVTGPYGHALHAKRPAARLADAPHAIRADAGALELLNLVNDADWGRTGDDVVVTDGQGRCLGVVLVNEVVRGVAESKIEEAAALSPLTRLPGSDTIARDVDRRIAGHEAMVVAWLDIDAFKVVNDTVGFAAGDDLIRDIGRALTELVGDLDRLTVSHVGGDDFLLACDVEEIATVANRMLDATWTIEGMTVTVSLATLACGSGSISSYREVSRMLAPLKKRAKEVGGSSWVLGRPGSERVEVLRGLGRHGMAARQRPAS, from the coding sequence GTGGGTGAATCGCCGAATCCCGTTCGTTTCGCCTTCCAGCCGTTGTACAGCCTGAACACCGGCGGGGTGGTGGCGCTGGAGGCGCTTGCCCGCCCGCCGGCAGGCCAGGTCCGCGACCTGCTCGCCGGTGCCCTGCGCAAAGGCAGGCTGGTGCAGGTCGACATCACGCTGGCCGCGCAGGCCGTCGACGAGGAAGCGCGACACCAGACGCTCCTGCCGTTGCACCTGAACGTCACCGCATGCACGGCGGCCGCGCCGGCCGCCGTCTTCGACCCGCTGCTCAAGGCGCTGGCCAATGCCGGCAGGCGGCCCCGCGAGGTCGTGCTCGAGATCGGCCCCCCTTTCCACGGCGTCGCGCAGGCCACGCTGCGGGAGGGGATGCAGCGGCTGACCGAGCTCGGGTTCCGGCTGGCCTTCGACGGCCTCGGCCGCGGTGACCTGCCGCTGGACCTGCTCGCCTCCACCCCGGTCGACCTGGTGAAACTCGATCGCACGCTGCTGAACCGGTTACCCGATGAGCCCGCCGCGGTCGCCGTGGTCGAGGCGCTCACGCACTACGCGAGCCGGCTGGAGCTGCGGCTGGTCGCGACCGGGATCGAACAGACCGAACAGCTGACCGCCATGCGCAAGCTCGGCGTGCGGATCGCGCAGGGCAACCTGTTCAACGCCGCGAGGGACTCCGGCTCGTGGACCGCGGGGGCACTCGCCTCCGAGGCCGCCGAGCAGACCGGCCCGATCGTGGCCTCCGCGGGGACCACCCAGCGGGTGGCCGACTTCCTCCGCCCGGCCACCACCTTGCCTGCCACCGCGACCTGCGAGGAGGTCCGCGAGGTACTGGTGGACAACGACGCACCGACCGGGATCGTCGGGCTGGACGAGCACCAGCGGCCGCAGTGGTCGATCGACCGCAGCCGGTTCCTGATCGCGGTCACCGGGCCGTACGGGCACGCGCTGCACGCCAAGCGGCCCGCGGCCCGGCTGGCCGACGCCCCGCACGCCATCCGCGCCGACGCGGGCGCGCTGGAGCTGCTGAACCTGGTCAACGACGCGGACTGGGGCCGCACCGGGGACGACGTGGTGGTGACCGACGGTCAGGGCCGCTGCCTCGGGGTGGTGCTGGTCAACGAGGTGGTGCGCGGGGTTGCCGAGTCCAAGATCGAGGAGGCCGCCGCGCTCAGCCCGCTCACCAGGCTGCCCGGCAGCGACACCATCGCCCGCGATGTCGATCGCCGGATCGCGGGGCACGAGGCGATGGTGGTGGCCTGGCTGGACATCGACGCCTTCAAGGTCGTCAACGACACGGTCGGGTTCGCCGCGGGCGACGACCTGATCCGGGACATCGGCAGGGCGCTGACCGAACTCGTCGGGGACCTGGACCGGCTGACCGTCAGCCATGTGGGCGGGGACGACTTCCTGCTCGCCTGCGATGTGGAGGAGATCGCCACAGTCGCCAACCGGATGCTGGACGCGACCTGGACGATCGAGGGCATGACGGTGACCGTCTCGCTGGCCACCCTCGCCTGCGGTAGCGGCTCGATCTCCTCCTACCGGGAGGTCTCCCGGATGCTGGCGCCGCTGAAGAAGCGGGCCAAGGAAGTCGGCGGGTCGAGCTGGGTGCTTGGCAGGCCGGGGTCGGAGCGGGTGGAGGTGCTGCGCGGCCTCGGCAGGCACGGCATGGCCGCCCGCCAGCGCCCGGCCAGCTGA